Proteins encoded by one window of Agelaius phoeniceus isolate bAgePho1 chromosome 5, bAgePho1.hap1, whole genome shotgun sequence:
- the SMDT1 gene encoding essential MCU regulator, mitochondrial, with translation MAAAAGRLLAATVARSGRAGWSGPGPAPAPAVPLVPSRGATVTRSGAILPKPVKTPFGLLRVFSVVIPFLYVGTQISKNFAALLEEHDIFVPEDDDDDD, from the exons ATGGCAGCGGCAGCCGGGCGGCTCCTGGCGGCTACCGTGGCTCGCTCGGGGCGTGCGGGCTGgagcgggccgggcccggccccggccccggccgtgccGCTGGTGCCCTCCCGGGGCGCCACCGTAACCCGCAGCGGCGCCATTTTGCCCAAGCCGGTTAAG ACGCCCTTCGGCCTCCTCAGAGTGTTCAGCGTCGTGATCCCTTTCCTGTATGTTGGCACTCAGATCAGTAAGAACTTTGCAGCCTTACTTGAAGAACATGATATCTTTGTCCCAGAGGATGACGATGACGATGATTAA
- the NDUFA6 gene encoding NADH dehydrogenase [ubiquinone] 1 alpha subcomplex subunit 6: MAVAGKGVVSAAVKPIFSRDLGEAKRRVRELYRAWYREVPNTVHLYQLDITVKQGRNKVREMFMKNAHVTDPRVIDMLVIKGKMELQETIHVWKQRTHVMRYFHETETPQPKDFLSKFYAGHNP, encoded by the exons ATGGCGGTGGCTGGCAAGGGAGTGGTGTCGGCCGCCGTGAAGCCGATCTTCAGCCGGGACCTGGGCGAGGCGAAGCGGCGCGTCAGGGAGCTGTACCGGGCCTGGTACCGCGAGGTGCCCAACACGG TGCACCTGTACCAGCTGGACATCACGGTGAAACAGGGGCGGAACAAGGTGCGGGAGATGTTCATGAAGAACGCCCACGTTACGGATCCACGCGTGATAGACATGCTGGTTATTAAG ggaaaAATGGAGCTTCAAGAAACCATTCATGTCTGGAAGCAGAGGACTCATGTCATGCGGTACTTCCACGAGACGGAAACCCCGCAACCTAAAGACTTTCTGTCCAAATTCTATGCGGGCCACAATCCCTGA